Proteins from a single region of Poseidonibacter antarcticus:
- the eda gene encoding bifunctional 4-hydroxy-2-oxoglutarate aldolase/2-dehydro-3-deoxy-phosphogluconate aldolase, whose product MNANEIMEISPIVPVIAIDNIDDSLKLAKALNKGGINIMEITLRTSVALDAIKLISQELPSMNVGAGTVCNKEDLLKAKEYGAKFVFSPGISQELIDASKTENITLIPGVASSSEVMLAQNNDIYHCKLFPATLSGGIDILKAFSGPYAKMSFCPTGGVNKKNLKDFLNLKNVLCVGGTWIVPKDIIQNGDFDKITELCIEAIKIARG is encoded by the coding sequence GATAATATAGATGATAGTTTAAAGCTTGCAAAAGCATTAAACAAAGGTGGTATTAATATTATGGAGATAACACTAAGAACTAGTGTTGCTTTAGATGCAATAAAATTAATAAGCCAAGAACTACCAAGTATGAACGTAGGTGCAGGAACTGTTTGTAATAAAGAAGATTTATTAAAAGCAAAAGAATATGGCGCAAAATTTGTTTTTTCGCCAGGTATTAGCCAAGAGCTAATTGATGCCTCAAAAACTGAAAACATTACTTTAATTCCAGGTGTTGCCTCATCAAGTGAAGTTATGTTAGCCCAAAATAATGATATATATCACTGTAAACTTTTTCCAGCAACACTTAGTGGTGGAATAGACATATTAAAAGCTTTTAGTGGACCCTATGCAAAAATGTCTTTTTGTCCAACAGGTGGAGTCAATAAAAAGAATTTAAAAGATTTTTTAAATCTAAAAAATGTTTTATGTGTTGGTGGTACATGGATAGTTCCTAAAGATATTATTCAAAATGGAGATTTTGATAAAATCACAGAACTTTGTATAGAAGCAATAAAAATAGCAAGAGGATAA